Below is a genomic region from Leptolyngbyaceae cyanobacterium.
CGGCGTCAAACGTTGCGTCGCCTTCGTCGTCGTCAAATCGTCCATCAAATTTGGCGCACTATTGCCCTTGGGAGTTTGACCAGTGGTTTAGTTTGGGGAGTCAGTCAGCCGGTTTGGACGATCCAAGAACCAGAGCAAATAGCCATTGAGGGTAATCAACTGCTTTCCGATCGCACTATTCGCTCTCTGTTACCCTTATCCTATCCCCAATCTTTGTTAAGAATCGAACCCCAAGCTTTAGCCGAACAACTGGAATCTCAGCAGTCGGTGATTGCCAAAGCAACAGTAAGCAGGCAGCTATTTCCTCCGGGTTTGACCGTCCAAATCCAAGAAAGGCAACCCGTGGCAATTGCTTTAAGTCAAACTCACTCGCTAAATCAACCATTCGATACGCAACAGATAAAAAATCCATCTCAAATCGGCAAGGTGGGCTTGCTGGATCGAAAAGGTACCTGGATACCTTGGAAAAATTACACTGATATCGAAAAATCTTTACCCTTGCCCGCCCTCAAAATAATTGGTTCTCGCCAGCAATATCTTCCATACTGGTCGCAACTTTATCAAGTAGTCGATCGCAGCCCAGTCAAAGTTTCTGAAATAGATTGCCGAAATCCAGACAATTTGATCTTGAAAACTGAGTTAGGAATAGTACACGTAGGGCCGTACACTGCCCAATTGTCCGAGCAACTGAAAGTATTAGATCGGATGAGGCAATTATCGGCTAAACTG
It encodes:
- a CDS encoding FtsQ-type POTRA domain-containing protein, giving the protein MTSIVSVSPADLNHRRQTLRRLRRRQIVHQIWRTIALGSLTSGLVWGVSQPVWTIQEPEQIAIEGNQLLSDRTIRSLLPLSYPQSLLRIEPQALAEQLESQQSVIAKATVSRQLFPPGLTVQIQERQPVAIALSQTHSLNQPFDTQQIKNPSQIGKVGLLDRKGTWIPWKNYTDIEKSLPLPALKIIGSRQQYLPYWSQLYQVVDRSPVKVSEIDCRNPDNLILKTELGIVHVGPYTAQLSEQLKVLDRMRQLSAKLNGRQIAYIDLKKPAAPAIQLVEPTNQSAETGYPLNSQKPDRAR